In one Balaenoptera ricei isolate mBalRic1 chromosome 20, mBalRic1.hap2, whole genome shotgun sequence genomic region, the following are encoded:
- the CHRNB1 gene encoding acetylcholine receptor subunit beta isoform X1, with product MTPGALLLLLLLLGALGAPFAPGARGSEAEGRLREKLFSGYDSSVRPAREVGDRVGVSVGLSLAQLISLNEKDEEMSTKVYLDLEWTDYRLSWDPEEHEGIDSLRITAESVWLPDVVLLNNNDGNFDVALDISVVVSSDGSVRWQPPGIYRSSCSIQVTYFPFDWQNCTMVFSSYSYDSSEVSLQTGLGPDGQERQEVHIHEGTFIENGQWEIIHKPSRLIQPPVDPRGEGERRREEVTFYLIIRRKPLFYLVNVIAPCILITLLAIFVFYLPPDAGEKMGLSIFALLTLTVFLLLLADKVPETSLSVPIIIKYLMFTMVLVTFSVILSVVVLNLHHRSPYTHQMPLWVRQIFIHKLPLYLGLKRPKPERDQIPEPPPIPLRDSPGSGWGRGTDEYFIRKPPNDFLFPKPNRFQPELSAPDLRRFIDGPNRAVGLPPELREVVSSISYIAQQLQEQEDHDALKEDWQFVAMVVDRLFLWTFIIFTSVGTLVIFLDATYHLPPPDPFP from the exons ATGACACCAGgggcgctgctgctgctgctgctgctgctgggggcGTTGGGGGCGCCGTTCGCCCCGG gcGCCCGCGGCTCGGAAGCGGAGGGCCGACTCCGTGAGAAACTTTTCTCGGGCTATGATAGCTCGGTGAGGCCGGCGCGGGAGGTGGGAGACCGCGTCGGGGTCAGCGTTGGTCTCAGCCTAGCGCAATTAATCAGCCTG AACGAGAAGGATGAGGAGATGAGCACAAAGGTCTACTTAGACCTG GAGTGGACTGACTACAGGCTGAGCTGGGACCCTGAGGAGCACGAGGGCATCGATTCACTCCGCATCACTGCCGAATCCGTGTGGCTACCAGACGTGGTGCTCCTAAACAA CAATGACGGAAATTTTGATGTTGCTCTGGACATCAGCGTCGTGGTGTCCTCCGACGGCTCCGTGCGCTGGCAGCCCCCGGGCATCTATCGCAGCAGCTGCAGCATCCAG GTCACCTACTTCCCCTTTGACTGGCAGAACTGCACCATGGTGTTCAGTTCCTATAGCTATGACAGCTCAGAAGTCAGCCTGCAGACTGGCTTGGGTCCCGATGGGCAGGAGCGGCAGGAAGTGCACATTCATGAAGGCACCTTCATTG AGAATGGTCAATGGGAGATTATTCACAAGCCTTCTCGGCTAATCCAGCCTCCAGTGGATCCtaggggagagggggaaagacGGCGTGAGGAAGTCACCTTCTACCTCATCATTCGCCGGAAGCCTCTCTTTTACCTGGTCAACGTCATTGCCCCATGCATCCTCATCACTCTTCTGGCCATCTTCGTCTTCtacctgccaccagatgcag GAGAGAAGATGGGGCTCTCGATCTTTGCCCTGCTGACCCTTACTgtgttcctgctgctgctggcagACAAAGTGCCTGAGACCTCCCTGTCTGTCCCCATCATTATCAAATACCTCATGTTTACCATGGTCCTCGTCACCTTCTCAGTCATCCTTAGCGTCGTAGTCCTCAACCTGCACCATCGCTCACCCTACACCCACCAAATGCCCCTTTGGGTCCGTCAG ATCTTTATCCACAAACTCCCTCTGTATCTGGGTCTGAAGAGACCCAAGCCTGAGAGAGACCAGATACCGGAGCCACCTCCTATACCTCTCAGGGATTCTCCAGGAAGTGGCTGGGGTCGGGGAACAGATGAATATTTCATCCGCAAGCCACCAAATGATTTTCTCTTCCCCAAACCCAACAG GTTCCAGCCTGAACTGTCTGCCCCGGACCTGCGGCGATTTATCGATGGTCCAAACCGGGCTGTGGGCCTGCCTCCCGAGCTACGGGAGGTCGTTTCCTCAATCAGCTACATCGCTCAACAGCTGCAGGAACAGGAGGACCACGACGCG CTGAAGGAGGACTGGCAGTTTGTGGCCATGGTGGTGGACCGCCTCTTCCTGTGGACCTTCATCATCTTCACGAGCGTCGGTACCCTCGTCATCTTTCTGGACGCCACGTACCACTTGCCCCCTCCCGACCCCTTTCCTTGA
- the CHRNB1 gene encoding acetylcholine receptor subunit beta isoform X2, with protein MTPGALLLLLLLLGALGAPFAPGARGSEAEGRLREKLFSGYDSSVRPAREVGDRVGVSVGLSLAQLISLNEKDEEMSTKVYLDLEWTDYRLSWDPEEHEGIDSLRITAESVWLPDVVLLNNNDGNFDVALDISVVVSSDGSVRWQPPGIYRSSCSIQVTYFPFDWQNCTMVFSSYSYDSSEVSLQTGLGPDGQERQEVHIHEGTFIENGQWEIIHKPSRLIQPPVDPRGEGERRREEVTFYLIIRRKPLFYLVNVIAPCILITLLAIFVFYLPPDAGEKMGLSIFALLTLTVFLLLLADKVPETSLSVPIIIKYLMFTMVLVTFSVILSVVVLNLHHRSPYTHQMPLWVRQVVSTPHRPRRRERENYSSQKTVRRFQPELSAPDLRRFIDGPNRAVGLPPELREVVSSISYIAQQLQEQEDHDALKEDWQFVAMVVDRLFLWTFIIFTSVGTLVIFLDATYHLPPPDPFP; from the exons ATGACACCAGgggcgctgctgctgctgctgctgctgctgggggcGTTGGGGGCGCCGTTCGCCCCGG gcGCCCGCGGCTCGGAAGCGGAGGGCCGACTCCGTGAGAAACTTTTCTCGGGCTATGATAGCTCGGTGAGGCCGGCGCGGGAGGTGGGAGACCGCGTCGGGGTCAGCGTTGGTCTCAGCCTAGCGCAATTAATCAGCCTG AACGAGAAGGATGAGGAGATGAGCACAAAGGTCTACTTAGACCTG GAGTGGACTGACTACAGGCTGAGCTGGGACCCTGAGGAGCACGAGGGCATCGATTCACTCCGCATCACTGCCGAATCCGTGTGGCTACCAGACGTGGTGCTCCTAAACAA CAATGACGGAAATTTTGATGTTGCTCTGGACATCAGCGTCGTGGTGTCCTCCGACGGCTCCGTGCGCTGGCAGCCCCCGGGCATCTATCGCAGCAGCTGCAGCATCCAG GTCACCTACTTCCCCTTTGACTGGCAGAACTGCACCATGGTGTTCAGTTCCTATAGCTATGACAGCTCAGAAGTCAGCCTGCAGACTGGCTTGGGTCCCGATGGGCAGGAGCGGCAGGAAGTGCACATTCATGAAGGCACCTTCATTG AGAATGGTCAATGGGAGATTATTCACAAGCCTTCTCGGCTAATCCAGCCTCCAGTGGATCCtaggggagagggggaaagacGGCGTGAGGAAGTCACCTTCTACCTCATCATTCGCCGGAAGCCTCTCTTTTACCTGGTCAACGTCATTGCCCCATGCATCCTCATCACTCTTCTGGCCATCTTCGTCTTCtacctgccaccagatgcag GAGAGAAGATGGGGCTCTCGATCTTTGCCCTGCTGACCCTTACTgtgttcctgctgctgctggcagACAAAGTGCCTGAGACCTCCCTGTCTGTCCCCATCATTATCAAATACCTCATGTTTACCATGGTCCTCGTCACCTTCTCAGTCATCCTTAGCGTCGTAGTCCTCAACCTGCACCATCGCTCACCCTACACCCACCAAATGCCCCTTTGGGTCCGTCAG GTAGTATCTACTCCCCATCGCCCACgtagaagggagagggagaactACAGTTCCCAGAAGACTGTGCGCAG GTTCCAGCCTGAACTGTCTGCCCCGGACCTGCGGCGATTTATCGATGGTCCAAACCGGGCTGTGGGCCTGCCTCCCGAGCTACGGGAGGTCGTTTCCTCAATCAGCTACATCGCTCAACAGCTGCAGGAACAGGAGGACCACGACGCG CTGAAGGAGGACTGGCAGTTTGTGGCCATGGTGGTGGACCGCCTCTTCCTGTGGACCTTCATCATCTTCACGAGCGTCGGTACCCTCGTCATCTTTCTGGACGCCACGTACCACTTGCCCCCTCCCGACCCCTTTCCTTGA
- the LOC132354927 gene encoding uncharacterized protein LOC132354927 isoform X1 — translation MSNSFNLLEPLCLLQPPLDLIITHFPRVIQDTGEGFRNSSKQKFSPGPLDGERLGVEQREVIFLFQAPRSLVPGPRGPPDSSSSSLSPSSCVGSEVGSPSLKRMDYILPCSSQGSLLFSDASFCLSVCVCLSGSLSPQPHFTAECRFKECVSENYYVLYASALYRQRRSGRSWYLGLDKEGRVMKGNRVKKTKAAAHFVPKLLEVAGYREPSLHSVPETSPSRPPAPCHAVPGLEAPYPRHHHSLSPSPASGPALTPAATLMP, via the exons ATGTCCAACTCTTTCAACCTTTTAGAACCCCTGTGTCTTCTCCAACCTCCTCTAGACCTCATTATTACTCACTTCCCCAGAGTCATTCAGGATACTGGGGAAGGATTCAGGAACTCCTCCAAGCAGAAATTCTCTCCAGGTCCCCTGGATGGTGAGAGGTTGGGAGTAGAGCAGAGAGAAGTTATCTTCTTATTCCAGGCCCCCAGAAGTCTAGTTCCTGGCCCTCGGGGGCCACCAGACTCTTCCTCATCCTCCCTTTCTCCCAGTTCCtgcgtgggctcagaagttggctctcccagTCTCAAACGTATGGATTATATCCTGCCTTGTTCTTCCCAGGGCTCCCTTCTGTTCAGTGATGcgtctttttgtctttctgtctgtgtgtGCCTTTCTGGGTCTTTGTCTCCTCAGCCACATTTCACAGCTGAGTGTCGCTTTAAGGAGTGCGTCTCTGAGAATTACTATGTCCTGTACGCCTCTGCTCTCTATCGCCAGCGTCGTTCTGGCCGGTCCTGGTACCTGGGCCTGGACAAGGAGGGCCGAGTCATGAAGGGAAATCGAGTCAAGAAGACCAAGGCAGCCGCCCACTTTGTGCCCAAGCTCCTGGAGG tgGCTGGGTACCGGGAGCCTTCTCTCCACAGTGTCCCTGAGACCTCCCCTTccaggccccctgccccctgccatgCAGTCCCCGGACTGGAGGCTCCCTACCCTCGCCACCACCACAGCCTGTCTCCCAGCCCTGCTTCTGGCCCTGCTCTCACCCCTGCTGCCACGCTCATGCCCTGA
- the LOC132354927 gene encoding fibroblast growth factor 11 isoform X3 produces MAAPASSLIRQKREVREPGGSRPVSAQRRVCPRGTKSLCQKQHLILLSKVRLCGGRPARPDRCPEPQLKGIVTKLFCCQGFYLQANPDGSIQGTPEDTSSFTHFNLIPVGLRVVTIQSAKLGHYMAMNAEGLLYSSRRSGRSWYLGLDKEGRVMKGNRVKKTKAAAHFVPKLLEVAGYREPSLHSVPETSPSRPPAPCHAVPGLEAPYPRHHHSLSPSPASGPALTPAATLMP; encoded by the exons ATGGCGGCACCGGCCAGCAGCCTGATCCGGCAGAAGCGGGAGGTCCGCGAGCCCGGGGGCAGCCGGCCCGTGTCAGCGCAGCGGCGCGTGTGTCCCCGCGGCACCAAGTCCCTTTGCCAGAAGCAGCACCTCATCCTGCTGTCCAAGGTGCGACTGTGCGGGGGGCGGCCCGCGCGGCCGGACCGCTGCCCGG AGCCTCAGCTCAAAGGCATCGTCACCAAACTGTTCTGCTGCCAGGGTTTCTACCTCCAGGCGAATCCCGACGGGAGTATCCAGGGCACCCCAGAGGACACCAGCTCTTTCA cccacttCAACCTGATCCCTGTGGGGCTCCGTGTAGTCACCATCCAGAGTGCCAAGCTGGGTCACTACATGGCCATGAACGCTGAGGGGCTGCTCTACAGCTCG CGTCGTTCTGGCCGGTCCTGGTACCTGGGCCTGGACAAGGAGGGCCGAGTCATGAAGGGAAATCGAGTCAAGAAGACCAAGGCAGCCGCCCACTTTGTGCCCAAGCTCCTGGAGG tgGCTGGGTACCGGGAGCCTTCTCTCCACAGTGTCCCTGAGACCTCCCCTTccaggccccctgccccctgccatgCAGTCCCCGGACTGGAGGCTCCCTACCCTCGCCACCACCACAGCCTGTCTCCCAGCCCTGCTTCTGGCCCTGCTCTCACCCCTGCTGCCACGCTCATGCCCTGA
- the LOC132354924 gene encoding transmembrane protein 102-like: MASAVWGSAPWWGPPPPAPARPLTDIDFCSGAQLQELTQLIQELGVQESWSEGPKPGPDLLQAKDFVFSLLGLVHRRDLRFPPQAELLLLRGGIREGSLDLGPAPLGPYARGPHYDASFTLLVPVLSLDGTGQELQPDVGSCYAWLFLPEQVRGTSVREAWQDCLGPPVPGGRDSIHPAQSKQTPKDPQISVDQLHGDVTEPEAHESLEKSPSNVSVPELPHQDVTDVDFPSPLKKTNGDVTKAADVSPVPQPSEAREAWPTLCPAQVAAWFFASLAAVAESLFPVPGAPRLVHAARHAGVTTILLATPGPPRRLLLFDLIPVVSVAGWPQEARSHSWAGPLASESSSFYLVPGGGGTERPGASGWQLCFARQELALKTRIPVPLLQAHAAAQALLRPLVAGTRVAAPYLLRTLLYWACERLPALYLARPENAGACCLGLLDELGRVLEAGTLPHYFLSGQKLGAGDGAASLLGALALLRRDPARALRAAVEEAKAARKGGGLAGVGGGAH; this comes from the exons ATGGCTTCCGCGGTCTGGGGGAGTGCTCCCTGGTGGGGCCcaccgcccccagccccagcccggccGCTCACGGACATCGACTTCTGCTCTGGGGCGCAGCTGCAAGAACTAACCCAGCTGATCCAGGAGCTGGGTGTGCAGGAGAGCTGGAGTGAAGGTCCCAAGCCAGGACCAGATCTCCTCCAGGCCAAggactttgttttctctttgcttg GTCTCGTTCACCGCCGGGACCTTCGCTTTCCTCCTCAGGCAGAGCTCTTGCTGCTTCGTGGCGGGATTCGCGAGGGCTCCCTGGATCTGGGGCCTGCGCCTCTAGGTCCCTACGCTCGGGGACCTCACTACGACGCCAGCTTCACCCTCCTGGTGCCCGTGCTTTCGCTAGATGGCACTGGGCAGGAGCTGCAACCGGACGTGGGATCCTGTTACGCATGGCTCTTCCTCCCAGAGCAAGTACGCGGAACCTCGGTCCGGGAGGCATGGCAGGATTGCCTAGGACCCCCAGTCCCAGGAGGACGTGATTCGATCCACCCAGCCCAAAGCAAACAAACTCCCAAGGATCCGCAAATCTCCGTGGACCAGCTGCACGGTGACGTCACTGAGCCTGAGGCACACGAGTCTTTGGAAAAATCACCTAGTAATGTTTCAGTGCCAGAATTGCCTCACCAAGACGTAACCGATGTTGACTTTCCCTCACCACTGAAAAAAACGAATGGTGACGTCACCAAAGCAGCCGACGTTAGCCCAGTGCCACAGCCGTCGGAGGCTCGGGAGGCATGGCCCACATTGTGCCCCGCCCAGGTGGCTGCCTGGTTCTTTGCTTCGCTGGCTGCGGTCGCTGAGTCCCTGTTTCCGGTCCCGGGTGCCCCGCGCTTGGTCCACGCAGCCCGCCACGCGGGGGTCACCACCATCCTCCTGGCTACGCCTGGGCCCCCGCGCCGCCTCCTGCTTTTCGACTTGATCCCCGTGGTGTCCGTGGCCGGCTGGCCCCAGGAGGCTCGGAGCCACTCGTGGGCCGGCCCGCTGGCCTCGGAGTCGTCTTCCTTCTACCTggtgcccggcggcggcggcACAGAGCGGCCGGGCGCCTCCGGATGGCAGCTCTGCTTCGCCCGCCAAGAGCTGGCGCTCAAGACGCGCATACCCGTTCCCCTGCTGCAAGCGCACGCGGCGGCCCAGGCGCTGCTGCGCCCGCTGGTGGCCGGGACTAGGGTCGCGGCGCCCTATCTCCTGCGGACGTTGCTGTACTGGGCGTGCGAGCGGCTGCCCGCGCTCTATCTGGCGCGACCCGAGAATGCGGGCGCCTGCTGCCTCGGGCTGCTGGATGAGCTGGGCCGGGTGCTCGAGGCCGGGACGCTGCCCCACTATTTTCTGAGTGGCCAAAAGCTCGGTGCGGGGGACGGCGCCGCTTCGCTGCTCGGGGCGTTGGCCCTGCTTCGCAGGGACCCTGCCCGCGCCCTGCGAGCCGCTGTGGAAGAGGCCAAGGCTGCACGCAAGGGGGGCGGCTTAGCCGGCGTGGGAGGCGGGGCCCATTAA
- the LOC132354573 gene encoding uncharacterized protein SPEM3-like, with product MGEQTHYRAQPCSGTNPRKCQDLGDSILLILGSFILLNVGIKVVTLVSGRQRGLRGCGPVPFLLSLPRFSAPQEPRPCPISPFPADKQASCVGSHRMCVRCSVDPKNLCSRVPSRFRHRPSFLLGHPNHLDSWIPDTKHEKASGCCWRPPQCGRAGAPMEAPRGLWKEGVVGAGEAPPVTALTSRATFYSRQETSSKLRRMSKVDVLPLRLPQESKTKTPDYDPAQAPARAQTRPPVQPPAHAPAKAQTFSSAHPPEHTRPQAQTPCPALTPSAALPRSMALSIPQPIPQPRPKPRAPQMPQPSPWATLLSAP from the exons ATGGGTGAGCAAACCCACTACCGAGCCCAGCCGTGCTCTGGCACCAACCCCAGGAAATGCCAGGACCTAGGAGACTCAATTCTTCTGATCCTGGGCAGCTTCATCTTGCTCAACGTGGGGATCAAGGTGGTGACTCTG GTGAGTGGGCGCCAGCGTGGGCTCAGGGGATGTGGGCCTGTCCCCTTTCTTCTATCCCTGCCTCGATTCTCAGCCCCTCAGGAACCCAGGCCCTGTCCCATCTCGCCTTTCCCCGCAGACAAGCAAGCCAGCTGTGTAGGCAGCCATCGCATGTGCGTGCGCTGCTCCGTGGATCCCAAGAACCTGTGCTCAAGAGTTCCTTCCcgcttccgccatcgcccaagcTTCCTGCTCGGGCACCCAAACCACCTTGACTCCTGGATACCAGACACAAAACATGAGAAGGCTTCTGGGTGCTGCTGGAGGCCGCCTCAGTGTGGACGGGCTGGGGCTCCCATGGAGGCTCCACGGGGACTGTGGAAGGAGGGGGTAGTGGGCGCTGGCGAGGCCCCTCCGGTCACAGCCTTAACGTCCCGAGCCACCTTTTACTCCAGGCAAGAGACATCTTCCAAGCTCCGCAGGATGAGCAAGGTGGACGTGCTTCCACTCCGCCTGCCCCAAGAGAGCAAGACGAAGACCCCAGACTATgacccagcccaggccccagcccggGCCCAAACCCGCCCCCCAGTTCAGCCCCCTGCGCATGCTCCTGCCAAGGCCCAGACCTTCTCCTCAGCCCACCCCCCTGAGCACACCCGCCCCCAGGCCCAgaccccctgcccagccctcacCCCGAGCGCAGCCCTGCCCAGGTCCATGGCCCTGAGCATACCTCAGCCCATACCCCAGCCCAGGCCCAAGCCCAGGGCCCCTCAAATGCCTCAGCCCAGTCCCTGGGCCACACTTCTGTCTGCACCCTGA
- the LOC132354927 gene encoding fibroblast growth factor 11 isoform X2 — protein MAAPASSLIRQKREVREPGGSRPVSAQRRVCPRGTKSLCQKQHLILLSKVRLCGGRPARPDRCPEPQLKGIVTKLFCCQGFYLQANPDGSIQGTPEDTSSFTHFNLIPVGLRVVTIQSAKLGHYMAMNAEGLLYSSPHFTAECRFKECVSENYYVLYASALYRQRRSGRSWYLGLDKEGRVMKGNRVKKTKAAAHFVPKLLEVAGYREPSLHSVPETSPSRPPAPCHAVPGLEAPYPRHHHSLSPSPASGPALTPAATLMP, from the exons ATGGCGGCACCGGCCAGCAGCCTGATCCGGCAGAAGCGGGAGGTCCGCGAGCCCGGGGGCAGCCGGCCCGTGTCAGCGCAGCGGCGCGTGTGTCCCCGCGGCACCAAGTCCCTTTGCCAGAAGCAGCACCTCATCCTGCTGTCCAAGGTGCGACTGTGCGGGGGGCGGCCCGCGCGGCCGGACCGCTGCCCGG AGCCTCAGCTCAAAGGCATCGTCACCAAACTGTTCTGCTGCCAGGGTTTCTACCTCCAGGCGAATCCCGACGGGAGTATCCAGGGCACCCCAGAGGACACCAGCTCTTTCA cccacttCAACCTGATCCCTGTGGGGCTCCGTGTAGTCACCATCCAGAGTGCCAAGCTGGGTCACTACATGGCCATGAACGCTGAGGGGCTGCTCTACAGCTCG CCACATTTCACAGCTGAGTGTCGCTTTAAGGAGTGCGTCTCTGAGAATTACTATGTCCTGTACGCCTCTGCTCTCTATCGCCAGCGTCGTTCTGGCCGGTCCTGGTACCTGGGCCTGGACAAGGAGGGCCGAGTCATGAAGGGAAATCGAGTCAAGAAGACCAAGGCAGCCGCCCACTTTGTGCCCAAGCTCCTGGAGG tgGCTGGGTACCGGGAGCCTTCTCTCCACAGTGTCCCTGAGACCTCCCCTTccaggccccctgccccctgccatgCAGTCCCCGGACTGGAGGCTCCCTACCCTCGCCACCACCACAGCCTGTCTCCCAGCCCTGCTTCTGGCCCTGCTCTCACCCCTGCTGCCACGCTCATGCCCTGA